The genomic DNA CCCAGTCTAGGCGAGAGGGCCACCGGCCGGGGGCGGCGCACCGCCCGGCTCGGGCACCAGCAGCGCCACGCACTCGACGTGCTGGGTCATCGGGAACAGGTCGAAGGCGCGCAGCCGCTCCAGGCGCCAGCCGCACCCGGCGAAGGCGGCGACGTCGCGGGCGAGCGCGGCCGGGTCGCAGGCGACGTACACCACGGCCCGGGCGTCCAGGCGGCAGATCGCCTCCACCAGCGGACGCTTCGCGCCGGCCCGCGGCGGGTCCAGGACGACGACGTCCACCGGGTGGGTGAACCCGTCGACGGTGCGGGCGTCGATCGACCCGCGGACGATCTCGCACTGCCGCAGGTCCGACACGTTGCGCCGGCCGTCGCGCACGGCGCTCGCCGTGCCCTCGACCCCGATGACCCGCCCGGTCGGGCCGGTGCGCTCGGCGAGCGCGGCGGTGAACAGCCCGGCTCCGCAATAGAGATCGACGATGCTCTCCCCCGCCTGCACGTCGGCGAGCTCCAGGACCGCCTCGAGCAGGACGTCGGCGGCGTGCACGTGCACCTGCCAGAAGCCGCCGGTCCGCACCTCGTAGCGCCGGCCGCCGGTGTCGTGGCGGACCGGTCCGCCGGCCAGCGCCCGGCGACGCCGGCGCGCGTCGACCGCG from Cumulibacter manganitolerans includes the following:
- a CDS encoding class I SAM-dependent RNA methyltransferase, which translates into the protein MAESWAGREVVVDVERVAHGGHCVARHEGRVLFVRHTLPGERVRALVTEDGGGSFCRADAVEVLRASPDRVAAPCRYARPGGCGGCDWQHVDPAAQRRLKQAVVTEQLQRLAGLDVDVRVEEVAPAPLHWRTRMQYAVDGERLGLRAHRSHDVIEIDSCPIAVPEVDAPVARERAVPGAVTIEVEAADDGAIAVSAVDARRRRRALAGGPVRHDTGGRRYEVRTGGFWQVHVHAADVLLEAVLELADVQAGESIVDLYCGAGLFTAALAERTGPTGRVIGVEGTASAVRDGRRNVSDLRQCEIVRGSIDARTVDGFTHPVDVVVLDPPRAGAKRPLVEAICRLDARAVVYVACDPAALARDVAAFAGCGWRLERLRAFDLFPMTQHVECVALLVPEPGGAPPPAGGPLA